The nucleotide window cctttttgtcatctcgaaaagttggtgttcgatgGAGTAAGAAGAGTAAAATAGCAAGGCTTTCACTACTTTCACACCGGTACGGCTAGAAGAACTAGGTATCCTTCTAGTGTAAAGTagcaacaacagaacaaAAATGCCGCCAGACAGCGACAATATCATAGTGCAGATCCCAGAGGCAAGCGGAAACAGCACTAATACCGCAATCTATCTCGAAAATGATATCCAAATGGGTATAGAAGAGGACCAGACACCagcgaccccaacccaaacTCAACCTAACCCACCTGAACGACTAGTCCCAATCATGAACAAACGACCAGCCCTCTTCTCTCCTGTATACGACAGAACAGGAAGAAATCCATTCCAAAAGAATGACTCTGACAAACCAACTGCAAAAGATCCAGAACAGGCAATCCAATGGGCTAGAAACCTGATCCTCCAAGCCTCTATTATGACCAACTCATATGAAGAGCAAAACAAGCTACTCGAACTACTAGACGTATTTAGAGACTACACGGAAAAAGGGAGAGTTACAAACCAGATCTCGGACAAACTATCTGCCAAGCTCGCCTTCCACTCAGCTACTCTAGCAAACGCTTCAGAAAAAGCAGCAAAGACATTAAAGAAGGCAACAGCCACAGTAGCTGGTCAAAACAACCAAacagtagcagtagcaacaacgacaacaaaCACAAATGCTCCCCAATCATACGCAACAATTGCAGCTCAACCATCAAAGAACGCCACTTGGACGACTGTAGCCCCAAAGAAAAAGCCAACGCCTAAGAAACTAATTACGCACTACCAAATAGTTGCAACACTAGAGGAAAACCAAACCATCAACCCGCTCCAAGCACGAAACAAAATCAACGAGGCATTCCAAAAAGCTGGCATTGCAGGACCTGTTATCCAACTAGCAGCTCTTAGTAAGAGAAACAATCTCATACTTACTACTACAAGCGGATACTCTGGAGAATTCCTTCTCCAGCAATCCAACATCTGGATGGATCTCTTTAACATCAAACACGCTCAACCACTAGAATCTTGGACAAAAGTCATAGTCCACAACGTCCCTACAACCTTTGAAGGAGCAGACACGCTAGAAATCCTTCAAACTGAAATCCCTACATACAACAAAGGACTACAAATAGTTGGTAACTCCTACTGGCTTACAAAAGACTGGAAGAACAAGCAAAACAGCTCTATTGTTATTGCTTTTAAAACAGaagctgaagcaaagaaacTAGGAGCGAGGATCATTATCCTTGGAGAGAGCCTCCGTACTGAAAAGTACAGAAGTATTCCAGCTACTACCCAATGCGACAACTGCCAAGGCTTTGGCCATACAAAGCTTAAATGCCGGAACCAAACAGCATGCCAGCTATGTGCGGGGACCCACCCTACATCGCAGCATAAATGCTCCACCTGCACGACAAGTGGGAAGCCTTGTATCCATACACTCCCAAAATGCTCAAACTGCAAAGAACCTCACTTTGCTAATAGCAGAGACTGTGAAGTCCTCGCAGCTATAACAAACAAGGAGAactgttgagaatacagtccgtaagtgacttggtggtatcaagcggaggagtagtcacatgattggtgacacgtgcaggtgggtcctagcggggagcttggacgcagctgcacgcaacacggatctacgaacgtgtgaatagctccttagtcaatacaatacgagtcgtaccaccactaccgttgtgccttagagagcgctctattaggtagtcatactactactaatagtgccagcttctcaataggttatgagcccggttgctCGGTGCTCTACGGTTCGGCGACCCACCAGATCAAGGTGATCTGAAGCCACGAAAGtcgagacgagcttctcgcacacggaagacgagacgagcttctcgcacacggaagacgagacgagcttctcgcatacgaaagacgagacgggcttctcgcacacggaagacgagacgagcttctcgcatacgaaagacgagacgggcttctcgcatacgaaagacgagacgggcttctcgcacacggaagacgagacgagcttctcgcatacgaaagacgagacgggcttctcgcacacggaagacgagacgagcttctcaCACACCGAAAACGAGCATACGGTTCCAGCTAGAGAAAGCTGAAGGGCGCAGACGCCAAAACGTTTACAAACCCACTAAACACCCCCTACACCTCGAAACCACACACAACTACGGCATTTGACGCGTCACAGACAGTCAAAAGCACAACCGCGAAGATGGGCAGCGACGACAGATACGATAAGGAGCCTAAGATCCCAAAGCTGACGAAGGAGAATCACGAGAAATGGTTCCGCAATAACAAACTGAAGCTGAAGGGAAAGGGAATCTTCTACACTATCGAAGTCACGAAGCACGCGTACGCCTGGATTGCACGACATGGAGCTGGCACCTCCACATCAACTGCCAACACCTCTCAAGACCCGGCCGGCACTGTCAACCCTACAGAACAAGCAAGCGTCCTAGGCCTGACAAGCGACTTCGAACGACTGGGAGGTACATGGAACGCTGAAAAGGCAAAGGAATACGACAAGGATGAGGCTAAGGCACTGTTCTACATCACAAACAGTCTCcttgatgatgacgacgctCTCGCAGACGAGTACGAGACTGCATCTGCCCTCTGGACCGCACTGAAGGTCAAGTACTCAAAGACTGATCAGTTGACAGCCAACAACATCATGACCAAGCTTCAGAACTTCACCTGGAAAGACGAGAAGGATGTCGACTACACGTGGGCAAAGCTAAAAGAATACCGCCGCAAGATTATTGCAGCTAAGCCTGCTGCCAAGGGACTCTACAATGATGAGGCACTTCTCCAGATCATGCTACGCgctcttccagaaagctaCGGATCAGTAATCGACTATCTCGATGTCCAGACCTCTCTCACGGTTGACGAAAAGATTGCTGCACTCCGCACGAAGGAGCTGCGACTGAACGACACGGCTGAGCATGCAAATGTAGCATTCCCGAAGTACCGTCACCCGAATGACCATAGAAGCTCGGACTCCTCGATGCGCGACCGCCCCCGTTCTACATCGCCTGAATTAGGCCCATCCACAGGATGCCTCCATTGTAAGGGAGAACACTGGGCCCGAGACTGCAAATACAAGGGTGAAATTCAGGAATTCGGAAGAAAACTTCGAGAGAAAGACGAAAGAGCTGAGAGACGCGCAGCCAAGTCGAAGAGACCTTCTAGAAATGAGAACAAGAAGCGATCTGACAAACCTGTCAAGCCTACAGTCAAGACAACCTCGAGGCGCAAGCATGGGTACGCAGCCAAGAATCAGGATTCTGACTCTGGAACGGACAATGGCTCCTCAGGCACGGACAGCGAGACCAGCCACGAGTCTACATCCGTGGAAACAGAATGTACGCAACACTGCCATATCTCTGCGGAACAAGCTAGTAAAAGCACACCGGCGAACTGGATTGCTGATACTGGTGCTTCATCACACATGACTGACAAGAGAAACCTGTTTAGAGGACCGCTAAAGCGCACGCCGCTCACCACTATCCAGGTTGGGGGAGGATTTCTTCATTCTACCCAACGTGGTACTGTTATGATGAAGGCACTGGATGGGACAACAGGATTACTCCGAAAGGTTCTCTACGTACCTAAGCTCGGCGTGAATCTAATCGCAGCAAGACGGTTGTGTAGGGAGGGACTTCAAGGCATTTTTGATGACAAGAACATGTATTTTAAGGACAAATCAAGAATCGCAGTACAAGCAGCACAGAAGGACGGTCTGTACATCGTAAGCCACATTGCAAGCAAGTACTCAGGAAAGGCGTTTATTGCAGGCAAGACTCGGACCGACAGCAACGATCAAAGCACTGCGGAGGAAAGTCAGGAGACACAACCCGAGACACAATCCGACCAGGACCCAGACGAATCCGAAGAAGACAAGTCCACGAAGAAAGATCGCCGGAACTACAGGCTAATGCACAGACGGTTTGCTCACTACGGCCCAGCAATGCTACGAAACCTGTATAAGGTAACGACAATTGAAAAGATTAAAGTACCCCCAGCCCACAGGCGCTTCTGTGACCCATGCCTTAAAGGCAAGATGAGGAATAAGATGAACAAAATCCTAGCAGAACACAAAAAGGAGGTACTAGCACTAGTATCTCTTGACTTAGCTGGACCGTTCCCTACATCACTCCGCGGAAATAACTACCTTATGCAAATAATCTGCAACCACTCCCGAAAGAACTGGTCGATACCACTGAAAACCAAGGACCAGGCTATCCTAGAGCTACGCAGATGGAAGGCAAAGGTAGAGCTCCAGACTGGGAAGAAGGTGAAGGCCTGCAGATCAGACAATGCGCCAGAACTAAAGCTTGTGATAAACCAGTGGGAAACTGAAGACGGGGTTCAGGCCGACTACACCGTAATTGCGAGCTCGAATCAAAATGGACCAGTGGAGCGAAGCATCCAGACTGCCGAACACGCAATGAGGGCAATGCTCGATGATGCACAACTTCCTATTGAGTTCTGGGACGAGGCCGCTGAGGCTGACGCCTACATCCGCAATAGACTGCCAACAGGACCGCTGGTCGAGGGAAAACCCACGTCTCCAGAGCAGGTATTCTCAGGGAAACGCCCAGGCGTAGACCACGTACGAGTCTGGGGGAGCAAGTGTTACACCTATCTCAATCCAAAGACGCTGCCAGCGAAAGGGAGATTAGACAAGTTAGTGCACCGTGGTCGAGCAGGCGTCtttatgggatattctgaaACTACAGACAAGCAGTTCAAAGTCTACTCTCCTGACCTTGGATATACGCATAGAGTTAGCGTCATCCAAACTAATGAGAAGGTGCCAGGGGGAAAGATAGACCTGAACTTGAGAGTCAAATCAGGTCCAATGGGCACATCTAATGAGCTCATCCCACGGAAAgccagaggaagaccaaAGAAGAACCTAAATCAACTAACTAAACCCGACGCCCTGGATGTTGATATTGAACTgccgccatcatcgccgccattgccgccgccatcatcgccgccaccatcgccgccatcaccgccgccaccatcgccgccTACGCCAGCACCTGCGCACCCATCACCTACCATCACTCCACCCGCGCCAACAGTAGAGGATGAGAGCGAAGAAATGGAGGTAGACGAAGTTACCAACCCAGTAGCAGCCGAACCATCAGCTAGGTATCACTTCAGGACTCGGACCCAAAAGAGAAAGCGAGATACATTTGACGACATGGAGGATGAACATCGCCAAGCCAAAATTGTCAAAGCTATGCTAGCTGTCCTACGAGAGAGCCGAGCTGACGAAGACCCCACAACTGAAATACCGACATCTACGCACCACCATGAAGAGTCTGCACACGAGACGATTGTTAAAGCCTTCTATACGGTGATTGTAAGTGGAAACCTCGATGTCACGGGACGAGCAGAACTTAGCGGCAAAGCTTTCGCAGCAACAGAAGTTAAAGGCATTAGAATCCCTCAGACCTATAAACAAGCTATAAGCGACCCAGAGAACGCACTGAAGTGGAAAGAGGCAATTGAGGAAGAGATCAGGACTCTTGTGGGGAACGGAACTTGGGAAGAGCTTATTCCACCCCAGGGTGCAAACCTCGTCACCACAAAATGGGTGTTTACTGTCAAGCTTAAAGTTGATGGTACGATTGAGAGGTTCAAGGCCAGACTTGTTGCTCGAGGGTTTAGTCAACAACACGGGATTGACTACACCGAGACTTTCGCCCCGACAGTACGAATGGACACCTTAAGGTTATTCCTTGCTACTGTTGCCAAACAGGGCATGGAATGCTGGCAGTGGGACATCAAGAACGCATTCACTGAGTCATACTTAAAAGAAGACATCTACCTCACAACACCAGCTGGGGTAAAAGTTAAGAAAGGCAACGTTCTGAAGGTTTTGAGGAGTCTTTACGGA belongs to Pyrenophora tritici-repentis strain M4 chromosome 10, whole genome shotgun sequence and includes:
- a CDS encoding NMDAR2-C domain containing protein, with the translated sequence MPPDSDNIIVQIPEASGNSTNTAIYLENDIQMGIEEDQTPATPTQTQPNPPERLVPIMNKRPALFSPVYDRTGRNPFQKNDSDKPTAKDPEQAIQWARNLILQASIMTNSYEEQNKLLELLDVFRDYTEKGRVTNQISDKLSAKLAFHSATLANASEKAAKTLKKATATVAGQNNQTVAVATTTTNTNAPQSYATIAAQPSKNATWTTVAPKKKPTPKKLITHYQIVATLEENQTINPLQARNKINEAFQKAGIAGPVIQLAALSKRNNLILTTTSGYSGEFLLQQSNIWMDLFNIKHAQPLESWTKVIVHNVPTTFEGADTLEILQTEIPTYNKGLQIVGNSYWLTKDWKNKQNSSIVIAFKTEAEAKKLGARIIILGESLRTEKYRSIPATTQCDNCQGFGHTKLKCRNQTACQLCAGTHPTSQHKCSTCTTSGKPCIHTLPKCSNCKEPHFANSRDCEVLAAITNKENC